The following are encoded together in the Malaya genurostris strain Urasoe2022 chromosome 3, Malgen_1.1, whole genome shotgun sequence genome:
- the LOC131435791 gene encoding putative alpha-L-fucosidase yields the protein MVKNKTYFHICFLNSKKKRIHPSDLPVSTVAISIPTDRTQTESSVQSHLRRQPVQLSVQFINAQMEVRVRRLLLLLVICSQLTIGNLVKHNRLMKQERIKNYEPTWASLDSRPLPKWYDDAKIGIFIHWGVYAVPSYGSEWFWINWKGYKYEAYVNYMANNYKPDFTYQDFASDFTAELFNATEWAELFAQSGARYVVLTSKHHEGYTLWPSKYTYSWNSVDVGPHRDIIGELSSAIRKNSNLTFGVYYSLFEWFNRLYHDDKLHAFLKHDYVDSKVWPELKELINTYKPEVLWSDGDWEAPDGYWKAKEFFTWLYNESPVKDTVVTNDRWGIGTLCLHGDFYTCSDRYNPGVLQPHKWENAMTIDKMSWGHRQNAKLEDFMSSSELIAEIASTVSCGGNILINVGPTKYGTIDPIFAERLTDMGRWLKTNGEAIYKSKPWSYQNDTLTADVWYTTRGPSARRSDVGFTTVYAMVLNYPFKTNNVQLGAFGEMYRNVVTISMLGFNTSLKWKPTEKAIQVEFPPKNEIDRLQLKLAWTLKIVLSSNKE from the exons ATGGTAAAGAACAAAACGTACTTTCATATTTGTTTCctaaattccaaaaaaaaacggatCCACCCCAGTGATCTTCCAGTTAGTACCGTCGCCATATCAATTCCAACTGACCGAACACAGACTGAATCTTCAGTACAGTCTCATCTTCGCCGGCAGCCAGTTCAGTTATCAGTCCAATTTATCAACGCACAGATGGAAGTTCGTGTGAGACGTTTATTGTTGCTGCTGGTGATATGCTCTCAACTGACGATCGGTAATTTGGTGAAGCATAATCGTTTGATGAAACAGGAACGAATCAAAAATTATGAACCTACATGGGCCAGTTTGGATTCGAGACCGCTGCCGAAGTGgtatgacgatgcaaaaatcgGAATTTTCATTCACTGGGGAGTCTACGCCGTTCCCAGCTACGGTTCCGAGTGGTTCTGGATCAATTGGAAAG GTTACAAGTACGAGGCCTACGTGAACTACATGGCAAACAATTACAAACCGGATTTTACCTATCAGGATTTTGCGAGTGACTTCACTGCGGAATTGTTCAACGCCACCGAATGGGCAGAGCTGTTTGCCCAGTCCGGGGCCCGGTACGTAGTTCTGACGAGCAAACATCACGAGGGATACACTTTGTGGCCATCGAAGTACACCTACAGTTGGAATTCGGTTGACGTCGGTCCACATCGGGACATAATCGGTGAGCTTTCGAGTGCCATCCGAAAGAACTCGAATCTGACCTTCGGAGTTTACTATTCGCTGTTCGAATGGTTCAATCGGCTTTATCACGACGATAAGCTGCACGCTTTTCTCAAGCATGACTACGTCGACAGCAAAGTTTGGCCGGAGCTGAAAGAGTTGATCAACACGTACAAACCGGAAGTACTGTGGAGTGATGGCGATTGGGAGGCACCGGACGGTTACTGGAAAGCGAAGGAATTCTTCACCTGGCTGTACAATGAATCCCCCGTCAAGGACACCGTGGTGACCAACGATCGCTGGGGAATCGGAACGCTGTGTTTACACGGAGATTTCTACACTTGCTCCGATCGTTACAatccag GAGTTCTCCAGCCGCACAAATGGGAAAACGCAATGACAATCGATAAGATGAGCTGGGGGCACCGGCAGAATGCAAAACTGGAAGATTTTATGAGCTCTTCGGAGCTGATTGCCGAGATTGCCAGTACAGTAAGCTGCGGGGGTAACATTCTTATCAATGTGGGTCCCACCAAGTACGGGACAATTGATCCGATATTTGCCGAACGTCTGACTGATATGGGCCG ATGGCTCAAAACCAATGGGGAAGCAATCTACAAGTCCAAACCTTGGTCCTACCAGAATGACACCTTGACCGCCGATGTTTGGTACACTACCAGGGGTCCATCAGCTCGGCGAAGTGATGTTGGTTTTACTACGGTTTACGCGATGGTACTAAACTATCCCTTTAAAACCAATAACGTTCAGTTGGgagcattcggtgaaatgtacAGAAATGTGGTTACGATTTCTATGCTGGGCTTCAACACAAGCTTAAAG tGGAAACCAACAGAAAAGGCCATTCAAGTGGAATTTCCGCCCAAAAATGAGATCGACAGATTGCAATTGAAACTCGCCTGGACGTTGAAAATAGTGCTGTCTTCAAACAAAGAGTAG